CTAAAGTTAAAGCTAAAAAAACAAATAACGAAAAAATAACTATAATAATTTTCTGATTTTTTTTATTCATAACTTTATTTATTAACAAGGTGTCTTATTTTACCTTCTGCATAAAGCTGTTTTATCTGTTTTGCAGTTAAAGCTGATTTATATATTCTAACTTCGTCGATAATTCCATTAAAAGAGGCTCCTCCAAGATAGAAACAGCCAATACAAACACATGTATTATTTGTAAAACTTGATGCATAACCTATTGCGAAACTTCCTTCTTTTTCTTTATTTCCGTTTACGTATAACTCATTTAAGTTATTAGAACGATGCGTAGCTATTATATGATACCATGTCTTTATGCTTGGCGCCCAGTCAGTTTTAATATAAGTATAAGTGGTTCCGTTTCCTATTAACATTGCAATATTTTGAGCTGTTCCCATCTGAAGATTAAAGCCATCTGCCGCAGCTCGTTTACTTGTCAAAAGTCCGTTCCAAGTACCAAGCGTAGAAGCTCTCGCCCATGCCTCTATAGTAAATTCAGAATAAAGTAATTTTTGTTTACAATTAACATCTATCATGTCTACACGTTGGCCGTTTACCAACAAAGCCTTTCCTACCTTTGCGTCATCTGTTTGCTGCGGATTGTTATATGGAGTACCGTTAATTCCTTCATCGCTAGTATCTATATAAGGAGTAGTTAAATTATCAAATTTCCATTCCCCTACAAGTTCATTGGAAAGAGTTGTGCGTATGTTCTGAGAAAACTGCATTCCTTTGGATTCTTTGGTTCTTTGGCGTAAATCTACTACAGAAGCTATTACAACTCCTGCAAGGATTGCTATTATTGCAATTACAACGAGAAGTTCAAGAAGAGTGAAAGATTTTTGAGAAGATTTTTGCATTCTATTCCCAGGTTATTTTTATTTCATCATAAGGATCGTTCCAAAATATACATTTTGTTAATTCTAAATTTGTTTTTTTGCTCCCTGTTGCCATCTCTACAATTTTTACAATATAACCGCCAATGGAATAATAAAGCGCAAGGTGAAATTTTTTAAAATTATTTATGCGAAAAACAACATATTTCTTTTCAAGGTTGCTTTCAATTAATTCAAGTTCACTAAAAGCATAATGCCTTTTCCAAAGCTTTGCAGATTCTTTAAAGGTTTTTTCGGGAGATATAATATATTTTATTATAAGTTTTGTGAAAAAAGTTGTTGCAGATAGAAAATACCCTATCTTTTGGGCATCTTTTTCCTCCCAACCAAGATAATCTAAAATAGCAACAAGAATTAGACATCCCTGCGCTTGAGGTACCCATTTTAAAGAATCCCCCTTATAAAGCCCTTCTAAATCCATGGGGTAGCCAACCTCTTTTAATTTTTTCTCCACAGCTTCCACACCTTCCTTTCCCTTTATATCAAAGATAAAACTATAATACGTATTAAATGTAGCGAGCCTTACATTTCCCTCAATATTTATTATTCTATCTGCTTCTTCTTTTGTAAATTTCACAGACATATTTTTTTATTATCCTTCCAAAGAAAAAAGAAGTCAATGAAAAAAAATATTTTTTGTTTAAAATTAACCCCTTAATGTCCCAGAAAAAATCTGCCAAGCAAGAGCTGATTTTGCAATTAAGCTTAAAAGAATATAAATTACCTCTCCATACAAATAATTTTTCCAGCGGCCAACCTTCTTGTATTGCAAAACCATGTTAATGGCAAATATATTAAAGAAAACAAATATGGAAGCTAAAATTCCATAAACAAATTTTGGAATAACATCTCCAACCGAAGATACGGCTCCCTGAAAATAAAGAAAAATTACAATCCAGGGAACTATCCCCGCAATACAACCAAAAACAAAAGAAGTCCAATTTGTTTTTTTGGTTGTCTGGTTATGAAGCTCCATCACCAAACCAAAGAAAATCATCATTGCGTTTAAAGCAAAGATTAAAATTAAGCTTGATAAATCATACATTCCACAAAGCATTGCAATTACAACAATCATTAAAGAAGAAGATACTGCGTACTCATACCAACGAGCATAGTTAATATTTTTCTTTAAGTTTTTTACATACCATTTATATAAAACCGTTGCCAGTAAAAAATGAGCAATTGCGGATATAAAAAGAAAAGCCGCCACAATGGGACCAATTCTTAAATCAAATAACTGGTTTTTTACGGGATCAATGCTCTTTGTTGCGATATCAAAATTTAAATAAGAAGTTGTAACTGGTAATGAAAAATCATTGCTTAAAAGTAACATTAATGTTGCTTGCAGAAAATGGAAAACCCCCATAACAGCATTATAAATACGAAGCTTCTTAAATGTTTCTTCGCTATAGTCTAAAGTTTTTTCTTTTTTCATGATTTTATTTTTTGTTTTTTTCGACCTTTTTAGTTTTTACTTATATCCATTTCAAGTGCCCTTTTGATTTGTGGAATTTCAAGTGGATTAATGTCTCCAAGAGAGTTTCCTCTATAGCTTTGAATTACTTTAACTCCCTCAATATCAATTGCAATCCTATTTTCTGAGGCTAAAATTAAATTTGGTTCTTTAATTTTTCCTTTCGCGGGACCTTTATTAATAAAACATTTTCTTGCATCCATAATAACAAGGTCAGCTGAAACTATTTTATTTAACTCTGATATTTTCTCCTGTAAATGTCTTG
This region of Candidatus Paceibacterota bacterium genomic DNA includes:
- a CDS encoding prepilin-type N-terminal cleavage/methylation domain-containing protein codes for the protein MQKSSQKSFTLLELLVVIAIIAILAGVVIASVVDLRQRTKESKGMQFSQNIRTTLSNELVGEWKFDNLTTPYIDTSDEGINGTPYNNPQQTDDAKVGKALLVNGQRVDMIDVNCKQKLLYSEFTIEAWARASTLGTWNGLLTSKRAAADGFNLQMGTAQNIAMLIGNGTTYTYIKTDWAPSIKTWYHIIATHRSNNLNELYVNGNKEKEGSFAIGYASSFTNNTCVCIGCFYLGGASFNGIIDEVRIYKSALTAKQIKQLYAEGKIRHLVNK
- the heR gene encoding heliorhodopsin HeR produces the protein MKKEKTLDYSEETFKKLRIYNAVMGVFHFLQATLMLLLSNDFSLPVTTSYLNFDIATKSIDPVKNQLFDLRIGPIVAAFLFISAIAHFLLATVLYKWYVKNLKKNINYARWYEYAVSSSLMIVVIAMLCGMYDLSSLILIFALNAMMIFFGLVMELHNQTTKKTNWTSFVFGCIAGIVPWIVIFLYFQGAVSSVGDVIPKFVYGILASIFVFFNIFAINMVLQYKKVGRWKNYLYGEVIYILLSLIAKSALAWQIFSGTLRG